The following are from one region of the Haloactinomyces albus genome:
- the sigJ gene encoding RNA polymerase sigma factor SigJ has product MHDRDNGTTERFLHERQRLFSIAYSIVGDLGEAEDVVQEAWLRLCRASAEIDDTSGWLVVTTSRLALDVMRSARKRREDYVGPWLPDPLVESADTDPADRAALADSVSMAVLVVLETLSPAERTAFVLHDVFGLPFTEVAEAVGRSTAAVRQLAARARKQVRGRTPRFDADPVRQREVVRAFSAACEGADPTALLNLLDPDIVLRSDGGGVVTAARHPVRGAGKVARFLAGISRKQPDTELWPARVNGAAGLLKFNGEYLTSVIAPTIGDDRITAIDIVLHPEKLARACACRNETE; this is encoded by the coding sequence GTGCACGACAGGGACAACGGGACGACGGAACGGTTTCTCCACGAACGACAACGGTTGTTCAGCATCGCCTACAGCATCGTCGGTGATCTCGGCGAGGCCGAGGACGTCGTGCAAGAAGCATGGTTGCGCCTGTGCCGCGCATCGGCGGAGATCGACGACACCAGCGGCTGGCTGGTGGTCACCACCTCGCGACTCGCCCTGGACGTGATGCGTTCCGCGCGCAAGCGCAGGGAGGACTACGTCGGTCCGTGGCTGCCCGATCCTCTGGTCGAATCCGCCGATACGGATCCTGCCGATCGGGCCGCGCTCGCCGATTCGGTGAGCATGGCCGTGCTCGTCGTGCTGGAGACACTGTCCCCAGCCGAGCGGACCGCCTTCGTGCTGCACGATGTCTTCGGGCTTCCCTTCACCGAGGTCGCCGAAGCCGTGGGGCGCAGTACCGCTGCGGTTCGCCAGCTCGCCGCGCGTGCCCGCAAACAGGTGCGGGGCCGCACACCGAGGTTCGATGCCGATCCGGTCCGGCAACGCGAAGTGGTGCGGGCATTCTCCGCTGCGTGCGAAGGTGCGGACCCTACCGCCTTGCTGAATCTCCTCGACCCGGACATCGTCCTGCGTAGCGACGGCGGCGGAGTGGTCACGGCGGCCCGGCACCCTGTCCGGGGCGCGGGCAAGGTGGCTCGTTTCCTGGCCGGGATCAGCCGCAAGCAACCCGACACCGAGCTGTGGCCTGCCCGAGTCAACGGTGCGGCAGGGCTGCTGAAGTTCAACGGGGAGTACCTGACCTCGGTGATCGCACCGACCATCGGCGACGACCGGATCACCGCCATCGACATCGTTCTACACCCGGAAAAGCTCGCGCGCGCATGCGCGTGCCGGAATGAAACGGAATGA